The following proteins come from a genomic window of Shewanella halifaxensis HAW-EB4:
- a CDS encoding DUF3630 family protein: MLLASIKLDRETLSLAVQADIDFEQFELFADPFAKSLDCRVVERQWGADRHQWLLEFEGTHLQLHYEFYGDICWLSTDREDEYEVLVYLAELMKPYINEYSR; this comes from the coding sequence ATGTTATTAGCCTCAATTAAATTAGATCGTGAAACCTTAAGTTTAGCAGTACAGGCAGATATCGATTTTGAGCAGTTTGAGTTGTTTGCCGATCCCTTTGCTAAATCACTCGATTGTCGAGTTGTTGAGAGGCAGTGGGGCGCCGATCGTCACCAGTGGTTGCTGGAGTTCGAAGGCACACACCTGCAACTGCACTATGAATTTTATGGCGATATCTGTTGGTTATCCACCGACAGAGAAGATGAATATGAGGTCCTAGTTTATCTTGCAGAGTTAATGAAGCCTTATATCAATGAGTATTCTCGGTAG
- a CDS encoding protein adenylyltransferase SelO produces MRFKQDFFEQLVGYYSQVFPQGISNPHWLAWSEDAAGLIGLTQPTDELLQGMSGNAQIDGASYYAQVYSGHQFGGYSPQLGDGRSIILGEALGPQGTWDVALKGAGPTPYSRHGDGRAVMRSAVREFLISEALHHLHIPTTRALAVIGSDVPVWRETQETAAITVRLAKSHIRFGHFEFFCHSERGAPTKLKQLLDFTISQHYPDLSCDAAGYKAWFARVVTDTAKMIANWQAIGFAHGVMNTDNMSILGDTFDFGPFAFLDTFKEDFICNHSDPEGRYAFGQQPGIGLWNLQRLAQALSSIIASDDLIAALNMYQGELVKHYLILMRGKLGLTTSVTEAELDDQDLALIGGFTSLMERNQLDYTNTWRRFGQLDPSSSHSSLRDDFVDRDGFDAWYQLYQARLGNVEEVEQWQAARNRANPKYILRNYLAQEAIIGVEEGNLAPLQQLQQVLQNPFDEQLEFDDLAKRPPDWGQGLIMSCSS; encoded by the coding sequence ATGCGGTTTAAGCAAGATTTTTTCGAGCAGCTGGTTGGCTATTATTCCCAGGTTTTCCCTCAGGGAATTAGCAATCCACATTGGCTCGCTTGGAGTGAGGATGCGGCTGGATTAATCGGTTTGACTCAACCCACAGATGAGTTGCTTCAGGGGATGTCGGGCAATGCTCAGATTGATGGGGCAAGCTACTATGCCCAGGTCTACAGCGGCCATCAGTTTGGCGGTTATTCACCACAACTAGGCGATGGTCGCTCAATCATTCTAGGAGAGGCGCTAGGGCCACAAGGCACGTGGGATGTAGCGCTAAAAGGTGCTGGCCCGACTCCCTATTCTCGCCACGGAGATGGCCGCGCGGTGATGCGCTCTGCCGTGCGTGAGTTTCTAATCTCAGAAGCCCTGCATCATCTGCATATTCCTACCACTCGGGCATTAGCGGTTATCGGTTCTGACGTTCCTGTATGGCGTGAGACTCAAGAGACGGCGGCAATTACAGTTCGACTCGCTAAAAGCCATATTCGCTTTGGTCATTTTGAGTTCTTTTGCCATAGTGAGCGTGGGGCGCCTACAAAACTAAAGCAACTACTGGATTTCACCATCAGCCAACATTATCCTGACTTAAGTTGTGATGCCGCGGGCTATAAAGCATGGTTTGCGCGAGTGGTGACCGATACCGCTAAAATGATTGCCAATTGGCAAGCGATTGGCTTTGCCCACGGCGTGATGAATACCGATAATATGTCGATTCTTGGTGATACCTTTGATTTCGGCCCATTCGCCTTTTTAGATACCTTCAAAGAAGATTTCATCTGTAACCATTCCGATCCCGAAGGGCGTTATGCTTTCGGGCAGCAGCCAGGCATTGGTTTGTGGAATTTACAACGACTGGCGCAAGCGTTATCGTCCATCATCGCTTCGGATGATTTGATTGCGGCATTAAATATGTATCAAGGGGAGTTGGTAAAACACTATCTAATTTTGATGCGTGGCAAGTTGGGATTAACGACTTCTGTAACAGAAGCCGAGCTGGACGATCAAGACTTAGCGCTGATTGGCGGCTTTACAAGTTTGATGGAGCGCAATCAGTTAGATTATACCAATACTTGGCGACGGTTCGGCCAGTTAGATCCTAGCTCAAGCCACTCCTCTTTACGGGACGATTTTGTTGATCGTGACGGTTTCGATGCTTGGTATCAGCTTTATCAAGCTAGACTCGGAAACGTTGAGGAAGTCGAGCAATGGCAAGCGGCGCGCAATCGAGCCAATCCGAAATATATTTTGCGTAATTATTTAGCCCAAGAGGCGATAATTGGTGTCGAGGAAGGCAACTTAGCACCACTGCAGCAACTGCAACAAGTACTACAAAACCCGTTCGATGAACAACTCGAGTTTGACGATTTAGCTAAGCGTCCACCAGATTGGGGGCAAGGTTTAATTATGTCTTGTAGTAGTTAA
- a CDS encoding nitrous oxide-stimulated promoter family protein, whose translation MAFEQLLSGKLLREFETVSAMVKIYCKAHHKSSELHPCEECESFIEYAHTRLDRCPYGQDKPTCNKCPVHCYKPHMKAKAREIMIFAGPRMLLPHPVMAVLHLLSERKPAPGKPPAASSNRHQRINLASKD comes from the coding sequence ATGGCATTTGAACAACTACTCAGTGGCAAGCTTCTCAGAGAGTTTGAAACGGTTTCAGCTATGGTCAAGATCTACTGTAAGGCACACCATAAAAGTTCTGAATTACACCCCTGTGAAGAGTGTGAAAGCTTTATTGAATATGCCCATACTCGCTTAGACAGGTGCCCTTACGGGCAAGACAAGCCAACCTGCAATAAGTGTCCCGTGCATTGCTATAAGCCACATATGAAAGCTAAAGCCCGTGAGATCATGATTTTTGCCGGCCCAAGAATGTTACTTCCCCATCCAGTTATGGCCGTTCTTCATCTATTATCGGAACGCAAGCCCGCACCGGGTAAGCCACCTGCAGCAAGCTCAAACCGTCATCAACGCATAAACCTTGCTAGCAAAGATTAA
- a CDS encoding fused response regulator/phosphatase, which produces MSNEILLVEDNKVMQLLMTKMLSSRGYHVITAINGIDALAQLETHTSIQLVLSDWMMPGMNGIELCYHLKSPNYGRYIFFVLLSGRDDEESIVEGINAGADDFVAKETNINELDARLKAGFRNLELHNQLFAKNIELDRAYATIRQDLDSANALIRRMLPSQTTFQGVELHYTHIPSAQIGGDMLGCMQLDEEHVAIYLFDVAGHGVASALMSFAIQQSISANSGTSSNVKCKKDTDPFYMLRDPSEVLSRLNQTYLSQDDNNLYFTMIYSVLNIRSGTLSYASAGHPPMIWLQKQQQRCQFIEQDSFVAGMFDFAHYQTEQVQLNQGDRIFFYSDGITEAESLDKQQYSELRLKQLVQELAPNPAKEQTETIVNTVKSWCGIEQFDDDISLLTFEWKGN; this is translated from the coding sequence TTGAGCAATGAGATTTTACTCGTAGAAGATAATAAAGTTATGCAGCTACTGATGACTAAAATGCTTTCTTCACGAGGCTACCATGTCATTACTGCTATCAACGGTATTGACGCACTTGCTCAACTCGAAACCCACACCTCGATTCAACTCGTCTTAAGCGACTGGATGATGCCTGGAATGAACGGCATCGAACTGTGTTATCACTTAAAGTCTCCCAATTATGGTCGCTATATCTTCTTCGTTTTACTTTCAGGCCGTGATGATGAAGAGTCGATTGTCGAAGGCATCAATGCTGGGGCAGACGACTTTGTCGCTAAAGAAACCAACATTAATGAGCTTGATGCTCGCCTTAAGGCTGGTTTTAGAAATTTAGAGCTGCACAACCAACTGTTTGCCAAAAATATTGAACTCGACCGCGCTTACGCAACCATCCGCCAAGACTTAGATTCCGCTAATGCCCTTATCCGCCGAATGCTACCGAGTCAAACGACATTTCAAGGCGTCGAGCTGCATTACACTCATATCCCCAGTGCACAAATAGGCGGCGATATGCTGGGATGTATGCAACTCGATGAAGAGCACGTTGCCATCTATCTATTTGATGTTGCCGGGCATGGCGTTGCCTCTGCATTAATGTCTTTTGCCATTCAACAGAGCATTAGTGCTAATTCAGGCACGAGCTCAAATGTGAAATGTAAAAAAGACACCGATCCATTTTATATGTTGAGAGATCCGAGTGAGGTGTTATCTAGGCTCAACCAAACCTACCTTAGCCAAGATGATAACAACCTCTATTTCACCATGATTTACTCCGTTCTTAATATCAGAAGTGGCACCTTAAGCTACGCAAGTGCCGGTCATCCTCCGATGATCTGGCTACAAAAACAGCAGCAAAGATGCCAATTCATCGAACAAGACAGTTTTGTCGCTGGCATGTTCGATTTTGCCCACTATCAGACCGAACAAGTACAACTCAATCAGGGCGACCGAATATTTTTTTACTCTGACGGTATTACTGAAGCAGAGTCCCTAGATAAGCAGCAATACTCAGAATTAAGGTTAAAGCAATTGGTGCAAGAGTTAGCACCAAACCCAGCTAAAGAGCAAACTGAAACCATTGTTAATACCGTAAAGAGCTGGTGTGGCATAGAGCAGTTCGACGATGATATCAGCTTGCTAACCTTTGAATGGAAAGGCAATTAA
- a CDS encoding STAS domain-containing protein (This anti-anti-sigma factor, or anti-sigma factor antagonist, belongs to a family that includes characterized members SpoIIAA, RsbV, RsfA, and RsfB.) produces the protein MQFDIIEKGQYTVIQINEARFDARLAPSFREELEQIKGNIRDHLVLDLSAVRFMDSSGLGAVMGAYKMLRNTKISIVNPQKPILDLLKLTRMDKLILSHPTIEDALATTA, from the coding sequence ATGCAGTTCGATATTATTGAGAAAGGCCAATATACCGTAATACAGATCAATGAAGCTAGATTCGATGCAAGACTAGCCCCCTCTTTTCGTGAAGAACTCGAACAGATAAAGGGGAATATCCGCGATCATCTAGTGCTTGATCTAAGTGCCGTTCGCTTTATGGATAGTAGCGGGCTCGGTGCTGTGATGGGCGCCTATAAAATGCTTCGCAATACCAAAATCAGCATAGTCAATCCACAAAAACCTATTCTAGATTTGCTCAAACTAACCCGTATGGACAAGCTCATTTTAAGCCATCCGACAATAGAAGATGCGTTAGCAACAACAGCATAA
- a CDS encoding sugar phosphate nucleotidyltransferase produces MKGMILAAGKGTRIKPISYAIPKPMVPILGKPVMESMIQLFAKNGIDKIVVNTSHLAEIIENYFGDGHHFNVQLSYSYETKEVNGEYISQALGSAGGMRKVQDFSGFFDETFVVVCGDAWIDLDLKEAVEHHKKHGGLATIITREVDTSEVSKYGVVVTDKYNQVTSFQEKPAEAEALSNKINTGIYIFEPAIFDFIPKNTEFDIGSDLFPLLVERQVDFYAVNMDFQWLDVGKVKDVWEVTSDILNGKVKGYPIPGTQVSPGIWLGINTRINIGQCRITPPVIISSGCEVQDGATIIGPAVIGANCKVESKSLVSNTLICDYIHLADDAYIANKTMFGDYLLGHDGYTQLLSDCQYVHILKNRNVSRPLLGNASMEEVYKSLQAPINLPMSLQQVK; encoded by the coding sequence ATGAAAGGGATGATACTCGCCGCAGGGAAAGGCACTCGAATAAAACCAATCTCTTATGCGATACCAAAGCCGATGGTACCCATTTTAGGCAAGCCAGTTATGGAGTCTATGATTCAATTATTTGCCAAAAATGGTATAGACAAAATAGTCGTCAATACCAGCCACCTAGCCGAAATAATCGAGAATTATTTTGGAGATGGACACCATTTTAATGTGCAGCTTTCCTATTCCTATGAAACAAAAGAAGTTAATGGTGAATATATTAGCCAAGCATTGGGTAGTGCTGGGGGGATGAGGAAAGTACAAGACTTTTCCGGTTTTTTTGACGAAACATTTGTCGTCGTATGTGGAGATGCCTGGATCGATCTCGATCTGAAAGAGGCGGTAGAGCATCACAAGAAACACGGCGGGCTAGCCACCATCATTACCCGAGAAGTTGATACCTCCGAAGTCAGCAAATATGGTGTAGTCGTCACCGATAAGTATAACCAAGTTACTAGCTTTCAAGAGAAGCCTGCAGAAGCAGAAGCACTCTCTAATAAAATTAACACCGGGATCTATATTTTTGAGCCCGCGATATTTGATTTCATTCCTAAAAATACCGAATTCGATATAGGCAGCGACCTATTTCCGTTGCTCGTAGAGAGGCAGGTTGATTTTTACGCGGTGAACATGGACTTTCAATGGCTTGATGTCGGGAAAGTTAAAGATGTCTGGGAGGTCACAAGTGACATCCTAAATGGCAAGGTAAAAGGCTATCCAATACCCGGAACTCAAGTCTCCCCAGGTATTTGGCTCGGGATCAATACCCGGATCAATATCGGCCAATGCAGAATAACGCCTCCCGTTATTATCAGTAGTGGCTGTGAAGTTCAAGATGGCGCCACCATAATAGGTCCTGCAGTCATTGGTGCAAACTGCAAAGTTGAGAGTAAAAGCCTCGTTAGCAATACCCTAATATGCGACTACATTCACCTTGCCGATGATGCATACATAGCGAACAAGACCATGTTCGGTGATTACTTGCTTGGACACGATGGCTATACCCAACTACTTTCTGACTGTCAGTACGTGCATATTCTGAAAAATCGCAATGTTTCCCGGCCATTACTCGGAAATGCCAGCATGGAAGAGGTTTATAAATCTCTACAAGCTCCTATAAATCTCCCAATGTCATTACAACAAGTCAAATAA
- a CDS encoding ATP-binding protein, translating into MNTRKFHKQYSSSLEASRTVASDILPFWQSLDLDVAVIGQMELCLVELVNNVFEHAYANLDGAKFDITSYLTEAKQLIIEVSDYGSSMPLHILENLPDTDFIEPIEKDPTTWLQSNRGLKIIQQLSDAIEYSSNKNKNTFKLLKKAC; encoded by the coding sequence GTGAATACAAGGAAGTTTCACAAACAATATTCCAGTAGCTTGGAGGCCTCTCGCACAGTGGCCTCTGATATTCTTCCTTTTTGGCAATCTCTAGACTTAGATGTCGCAGTTATCGGACAGATGGAGCTTTGTCTCGTAGAGCTCGTCAACAACGTATTTGAGCATGCTTACGCTAATCTCGACGGCGCAAAATTCGACATTACATCTTATCTAACAGAAGCAAAGCAGTTAATTATTGAGGTATCTGATTACGGTAGCTCAATGCCATTACATATTCTTGAAAACCTGCCTGACACCGATTTTATTGAGCCTATAGAAAAAGACCCGACTACTTGGCTGCAAAGTAATAGAGGTTTGAAGATCATTCAGCAGCTTTCAGACGCAATTGAGTACAGCTCAAATAAAAATAAAAACACATTCAAGCTATTAAAAAAAGCTTGTTGA
- a CDS encoding glycosyltransferase family 2 protein, with protein MNFYFNEFEKRKPPQPTPHSLPRELLYQYLATCNIFLGLWYLIWRWGFALNYEAMWFSFPLAFAESCAFIGTILFTFNLWKTKDEPKQNPPKTINECITEPMEDRPLSVDILFPSFDEEPELVELSIKDALKVTYPHEIEIRIFILDDGKRPEMAALAKKMQVEYITRDSNIGYKAGNLRNALEQTYGDFIVICDADTRPFPSILENTLGYFKNPDVAWVQTPQWFFDLPAGERLPLWLKKRLGTPVGWLGSVIERFYGPVTLGRDPFANDPQMFYDIIQRRRNWANASFCCGAGSIHRREAVMEAALRSYSRQISKEHDAVEKQIRKLTKEKQVDSNISLNLRQEIIFDTEFTPYKFHVSEDIYTSLILHSDTERQWRSVQHPQVESKMLSPQDLQSWTVQRFKYSAGSIDIFMNDNPLTKKGMNLKQKLMYGASFWSNLSAIWNIIFLACPIVYFLTSIAPVSAYDTTFYMHFLPFVITAELAMMVGTWGVSGYQGKTNFLSFFPVNLRALWTVLRGRKISFPTTPKNRQKGRFLHLVIPQIAVLLLSLASMLFAWYAYSTQTFGDYSLGGLILNSFWAINNMMAMWGMIAAACWSPPSANMPSQIKVEELNYGIE; from the coding sequence ATGAATTTTTACTTCAACGAGTTTGAAAAACGTAAACCGCCACAGCCAACGCCGCACAGCCTGCCTAGGGAGTTACTCTATCAATACCTCGCCACCTGTAATATTTTCCTAGGGCTCTGGTACTTAATTTGGCGCTGGGGTTTTGCATTAAACTACGAGGCGATGTGGTTTTCATTTCCACTGGCTTTTGCTGAGTCCTGTGCCTTTATCGGTACCATCCTATTCACCTTCAATCTTTGGAAAACCAAAGATGAACCGAAACAAAATCCGCCAAAAACCATCAATGAGTGCATCACTGAACCAATGGAAGATAGGCCTTTAAGCGTAGATATTTTATTTCCGAGCTTTGATGAAGAACCCGAGTTAGTAGAACTCAGCATAAAAGATGCGCTCAAAGTAACCTACCCTCATGAAATCGAAATTAGAATTTTTATTTTGGATGATGGGAAAAGGCCTGAAATGGCAGCGCTTGCCAAAAAAATGCAGGTTGAATACATCACCCGAGACAGCAACATCGGCTATAAAGCGGGCAATCTAAGAAATGCACTAGAACAAACCTATGGCGACTTTATTGTTATTTGCGATGCAGATACTCGCCCATTCCCGAGTATTTTAGAGAACACATTGGGCTACTTTAAAAATCCTGATGTGGCCTGGGTACAAACTCCACAATGGTTCTTCGATCTACCTGCCGGAGAGCGCCTACCTCTATGGTTGAAGAAGCGGTTAGGAACCCCTGTAGGCTGGCTAGGTAGTGTAATAGAGCGATTTTACGGGCCTGTAACGCTAGGACGCGACCCCTTCGCAAATGACCCGCAGATGTTTTATGACATCATTCAACGCCGCCGCAATTGGGCAAATGCATCATTTTGTTGTGGTGCAGGCTCAATACACCGTAGAGAGGCGGTCATGGAAGCTGCGCTACGTAGCTATAGCCGTCAGATCAGCAAAGAACATGACGCCGTAGAGAAACAGATCCGTAAATTGACCAAAGAGAAACAGGTCGACAGCAACATCTCACTCAACTTGCGCCAAGAGATCATATTTGATACCGAGTTTACTCCCTATAAATTTCATGTCTCGGAAGATATTTATACCTCACTCATTCTTCATAGTGATACCGAACGCCAGTGGAGATCGGTTCAACATCCGCAGGTTGAGAGCAAGATGCTCTCCCCCCAAGACCTGCAAAGCTGGACGGTACAAAGATTTAAATACTCAGCGGGCTCCATCGATATCTTCATGAACGATAATCCACTCACTAAAAAAGGCATGAACCTGAAGCAAAAACTCATGTATGGTGCCAGTTTTTGGTCTAATTTATCTGCAATTTGGAACATCATATTCCTCGCCTGTCCTATCGTTTACTTTCTAACAAGTATCGCCCCCGTTAGCGCCTACGACACCACCTTCTATATGCACTTCTTACCTTTTGTTATTACCGCGGAGCTGGCCATGATGGTCGGTACGTGGGGCGTCTCGGGTTACCAAGGGAAAACGAACTTTCTCTCGTTTTTCCCCGTCAATCTAAGAGCACTTTGGACGGTATTAAGAGGCAGAAAGATCAGCTTCCCAACGACCCCTAAGAACCGCCAGAAGGGACGCTTTTTACATTTGGTTATCCCGCAGATAGCCGTGTTACTTCTCAGTTTAGCCAGCATGCTTTTTGCTTGGTATGCCTATAGTACACAGACATTTGGTGACTACTCATTAGGAGGCCTGATCTTAAACAGCTTTTGGGCTATCAATAACATGATGGCCATGTGGGGAATGATAGCCGCGGCTTGTTGGTCGCCACCATCTGCAAATATGCCGAGTCAAATAAAAGTTGAGGAGTTAAATTATGGAATCGAGTAA